One window of Gloeothece citriformis PCC 7424 genomic DNA carries:
- a CDS encoding prepilin peptidase, with product METLLNAIATLFAFAFGASIGSFLNVVIYRVPAGLSLIHPPSRCPKCSHQLGSRENVPIFGWLWLKGHCRWCKAPISIRYPLVETATALLFCLVFWKFGFSITTGGYWAFLSWLLALSLIDLDTMTLPNSLTESGLVLGLIFQATRSGFDGSEMAINLILGIIGAVLGLWLFDIIRWVGTIIFQQEAMGGGDPKLAAMIGAWLGWKYLLLTGFLACALGAFFGIVAILSTQMGRRHPIRFGPFLGLGAALALFWGESLISTYIKLFFPLS from the coding sequence ATGGAAACCCTGTTAAATGCGATCGCTACCCTCTTTGCTTTTGCCTTCGGTGCATCCATTGGCAGTTTTTTAAATGTGGTGATCTATCGTGTTCCCGCCGGCTTATCCTTAATTCATCCTCCTTCCCGTTGTCCCAAATGTTCCCATCAATTAGGAAGTCGAGAAAATGTACCGATTTTCGGCTGGCTGTGGTTAAAAGGTCATTGTCGTTGGTGTAAAGCCCCCATTTCTATTCGTTATCCCTTAGTAGAAACAGCAACTGCCCTCTTATTTTGTTTGGTTTTTTGGAAATTTGGCTTTAGTATCACCACCGGAGGCTATTGGGCTTTTTTAAGCTGGTTACTGGCTTTATCTTTGATCGATCTCGATACCATGACTTTACCTAACTCGTTAACCGAGTCGGGGTTAGTGTTGGGGTTAATTTTTCAGGCGACTCGAAGCGGTTTTGATGGGTCTGAAATGGCGATTAATTTGATATTAGGTATTATAGGGGCCGTCTTAGGACTGTGGTTATTTGACATTATTCGTTGGGTAGGAACGATTATTTTTCAACAAGAAGCTATGGGAGGAGGCGATCCCAAATTAGCCGCTATGATTGGAGCTTGGTTAGGATGGAAATATTTATTGTTAACTGGGTTTTTAGCTTGTGCTTTAGGGGCTTTTTTCGGCATCGTGGCTATACTCTCAACTCAGATGGGGCGTAGACATCCCATTCGCTTTGGCCCTTTTCTCGGTTTAGGGGCAGCCTTAGCCCTCTTCTGGGGAGAGTCCTTGATCTCAACTTATATAAAACTCTTTTTCCCTTTATCTTAA
- the accD gene encoding acetyl-CoA carboxylase, carboxyltransferase subunit beta produces MSLFDWFANRQKSEPSVQQPQEREISDGLWTKCDSCGVLAYSKDLLANQLVCPECGHHMMVDSDERIRQLIDANTWTPLGENLLPTDPLKFRDRKAYGDRLKDTQEKTGLIDAVTTGTGLLDGLPIALGVMDFRFMGGSMGSVVGEKLCRLIEHATAERLPTVIICASGGARMQEGMLSLMQMAKISGALELHRTANLLYIPVLTHPTTGGVTASFAMLGDIILAEPQATIAFAGRRVIEQTLREKLPEGFQTSEYLLQHGFVDAIVPRTQLKKTLAQLISLHQPFFPLLSPLEHDSQHKQPQPQLITLDSRNDSNG; encoded by the coding sequence ATGTCCCTTTTTGATTGGTTTGCTAACAGACAAAAATCCGAACCCTCCGTCCAACAACCACAGGAACGGGAAATTTCCGATGGACTGTGGACAAAATGCGATTCTTGTGGGGTTCTAGCTTATTCTAAAGATTTATTGGCTAATCAGTTGGTTTGTCCAGAATGCGGTCATCATATGATGGTTGATAGTGATGAACGAATTCGTCAGTTAATTGATGCCAATACTTGGACTCCTCTAGGGGAAAATTTATTGCCTACCGATCCCCTAAAATTCCGCGATCGCAAAGCCTACGGCGATCGTCTTAAAGATACTCAAGAGAAAACTGGCCTCATTGATGCAGTTACAACAGGAACAGGGTTACTTGATGGGTTACCGATCGCTTTAGGGGTAATGGACTTCCGCTTTATGGGGGGAAGCATGGGATCGGTAGTCGGAGAAAAACTTTGTCGTTTAATAGAACACGCCACCGCAGAACGGTTACCTACCGTCATTATTTGCGCCTCCGGTGGGGCCCGAATGCAGGAAGGGATGTTAAGTTTGATGCAAATGGCGAAAATTTCCGGAGCCTTAGAACTTCATCGAACCGCTAATCTATTATATATTCCCGTGTTAACTCATCCGACGACGGGAGGAGTGACCGCCAGTTTTGCCATGTTGGGAGATATTATTTTAGCTGAACCTCAAGCTACCATAGCATTTGCCGGAAGACGAGTGATTGAACAAACTTTACGGGAAAAGTTACCGGAAGGGTTTCAAACTTCAGAATATTTACTACAACATGGGTTTGTTGATGCGATCGTTCCTCGGACTCAATTAAAGAAAACTTTGGCGCAATTAATTAGTTTACATCAACCTTTCTTCCCTTTATTGTCTCCTTTAGAACATGATTCCCAACATAAACAACCTCAACCTCAACTCATTACTCTCGACTCTAGAAATGATAGTAACGGATAA
- the pheS gene encoding phenylalanine--tRNA ligase subunit alpha: MTISLTQIETNLQTLQQEADSTIAKTTTLEDLEQLRVQYLGKKGQLSQILREMGKLSAEDRPRIGAIANEVKEALQTQLDSQRQTLQQRQIQAQLESETLDVTMPGVTRSLGHIHPLNSTIDRVLDIFVGLGYTVATGPHVETDYYNFEALNIPADHPARDMQDTFFLADGHLLRTHTSPVQIRYMETHEPPIRIVAPGRVYRRDTVDATHSAVFHQVELLAIDKGLTFTDLKGTLKEFIRQMFGEELPLKFRASYFPFTEPSAEVDVKWKGKWLEVLGCGMVDPNVLKAVGYDPEVYTGFAAGLGVERFAMVLHQIDDIRRCYNSDLRFLRQF, encoded by the coding sequence ATGACCATCTCCTTAACTCAAATTGAAACCAATTTACAAACCCTGCAACAAGAAGCCGACAGCACGATCGCCAAAACTACAACCCTAGAAGACTTAGAACAGTTACGGGTTCAATATTTAGGAAAAAAAGGGCAACTCTCCCAAATTCTCAGAGAAATGGGCAAACTATCAGCCGAAGATCGCCCGCGCATTGGGGCAATAGCTAATGAAGTTAAAGAAGCATTACAAACTCAATTAGATAGCCAACGTCAGACCTTACAACAACGACAAATTCAGGCACAATTAGAATCAGAAACCTTAGATGTGACGATGCCTGGAGTCACTCGTTCTTTAGGTCATATTCATCCCCTCAATAGTACCATTGACCGAGTTTTAGATATTTTTGTCGGGTTGGGGTATACGGTGGCCACTGGCCCCCATGTAGAAACGGATTATTATAATTTTGAGGCGTTAAATATTCCGGCGGATCATCCGGCTAGGGATATGCAGGATACGTTCTTTTTAGCCGATGGTCATCTTTTGAGAACTCATACTTCCCCGGTTCAGATCCGTTATATGGAAACCCATGAACCTCCTATTCGGATTGTAGCCCCAGGACGGGTCTATCGTCGAGATACGGTAGATGCAACTCATTCGGCGGTCTTCCATCAGGTGGAGTTATTGGCTATTGATAAGGGGTTAACGTTTACCGATCTCAAGGGGACGTTAAAAGAATTTATTCGTCAGATGTTCGGCGAAGAATTACCCCTGAAATTCCGCGCTAGTTATTTCCCCTTTACTGAACCTTCGGCAGAGGTGGATGTGAAATGGAAAGGAAAATGGTTAGAAGTGTTAGGCTGTGGGATGGTAGACCCGAATGTATTAAAAGCCGTTGGCTATGATCCCGAAGTTTATACCGGTTTTGCCGCCGGTTTAGGGGTAGAAAGGTTTGCGATGGTTCTCCATCAAATTGATGATATCCGCCGTTGTTATAATAGCGATCTGCGTTTTCTTCGTCAATTTTAA
- a CDS encoding radical SAM protein: protein MTITPPQTAKTPSVSSSVPSPKPVGALDTLKLVFSSGGPGFCQFAINSACNANCNFCNFARDRFPKEQWQFVDLQAGIDSINILFREGVRYLVFTGGEPTLNLYLTDFVRHASGLGIKCIVVSNAGILTPAKIHELAEAGLSSFIISVDAANREVHEKNRGLPGVCDKIIEANRILDEIGMSATASVTMSHLVDYDALPDFLTELGFKSVVFSYPLTKLDSSFRSYSDSELVTHSDDSLWQAYENVKKLKKRFTVVNPTLSLEEMQRFVRDEEQKYPCLGGYRFFFLDWNLQMWRCHHWHEPMCSIYEFDSTKLVRDGCTKCMINCYRDSSLMQNIAVSVHDAYQSAKKGQFGEMIKAITRKENIGSLRAVIEELPWILRF, encoded by the coding sequence ATGACAATTACACCGCCTCAAACTGCTAAAACGCCTTCTGTTTCCTCCTCTGTTCCTTCTCCTAAACCTGTCGGTGCTTTAGATACTCTAAAACTGGTGTTTTCTTCAGGAGGCCCCGGATTTTGCCAATTTGCCATTAATAGTGCCTGTAATGCTAATTGTAACTTTTGTAACTTTGCGCGCGATCGCTTTCCCAAAGAACAATGGCAATTTGTGGACTTGCAAGCCGGTATTGATTCGATTAATATTCTCTTTCGGGAAGGAGTTCGTTATTTAGTTTTTACTGGGGGAGAACCGACTTTAAATCTTTATCTTACCGACTTTGTGCGTCACGCCTCCGGCTTGGGAATTAAATGTATTGTTGTTAGTAATGCCGGTATTTTAACCCCTGCAAAAATCCATGAACTGGCAGAAGCCGGACTTTCAAGCTTTATTATTTCCGTTGATGCGGCTAATCGAGAAGTTCATGAAAAAAATCGCGGATTACCGGGAGTTTGTGACAAAATTATCGAAGCTAATCGAATTTTAGATGAAATTGGGATGTCAGCAACCGCATCAGTTACGATGAGTCATTTAGTTGATTATGATGCTTTACCTGATTTTTTAACAGAACTGGGTTTTAAATCCGTTGTATTTTCTTATCCATTGACCAAATTAGACTCTAGTTTTCGGTCTTATTCTGATAGTGAATTAGTAACTCATAGTGATGATAGTCTCTGGCAAGCTTACGAAAATGTGAAAAAATTAAAAAAACGTTTTACCGTCGTTAATCCTACTCTATCTCTAGAAGAAATGCAGCGTTTTGTGCGAGATGAGGAACAGAAATATCCTTGTTTGGGTGGGTATCGCTTCTTTTTTCTCGATTGGAATTTGCAAATGTGGCGCTGTCATCACTGGCATGAACCTATGTGTTCAATTTATGAATTTGATAGCACTAAATTGGTGCGGGATGGCTGCACAAAATGTATGATTAACTGTTATCGAGATTCAAGTTTGATGCAAAATATAGCAGTATCCGTTCATGATGCCTATCAATCCGCTAAAAAAGGTCAATTTGGAGAAATGATTAAAGCCATTACTCGCAAAGAAAATATTGGTTCTCTACGGGCAGTGATAGAAGAGTTACCTTGGATATTGCGCTTTTGA
- a CDS encoding esterase/lipase family protein, which translates to MTIPAVILPGYFSRSIEYQELEKSLNNQGIPTTTVPITKRDWIPTIGGRSMMPILRLIDRTVQETLQKYNCSQVNLIGHSAGGWIARIYLGEKPYDVHGDVLSLEAVWNARTYVNTLITLGTPHISQERWTKRNLEFMDKDA; encoded by the coding sequence ATGACCATTCCTGCTGTTATTTTACCGGGTTACTTTTCGAGATCAATAGAATATCAAGAGTTAGAAAAAAGTTTAAATAACCAAGGAATTCCGACGACAACCGTCCCGATAACTAAAAGAGACTGGATACCGACAATCGGGGGTCGTTCCATGATGCCTATTTTACGGCTCATTGACCGCACCGTACAGGAAACCTTACAAAAGTATAATTGCTCTCAAGTCAATTTAATCGGTCATTCTGCTGGGGGATGGATTGCCCGGATTTATTTAGGGGAAAAACCCTATGATGTACATGGGGATGTTCTCAGTTTAGAGGCAGTTTGGAATGCTCGCACCTATGTTAATACATTAATCACCCTGGGAACGCCTCATATTAGTCAAGAACGATGGACAAAACGAAATTTAGAGTTTATGGACAAAGACGCTTAG
- a CDS encoding precorrin-2 C(20)-methyltransferase, whose product MSDHLGILSGISVGTGDPELITVKGLKVLQKASVVAFPSGIKGHRGIAEQIVFPWLLETQHTLPLHFPYVQDEEVLQQAWQEAANQVWHYLKLGEDVAFVCEGDISFYSTFTYLAQTLKELHPEVNIQTIPGVCSPMAAASQLGIPLTVRSQRLVILPAIYTVDELDQVLNWADVVVLMKFSSVYPKIWQLLKERNLLNHSWIVEKATFPEQVIYRDLQDKPQLKLSYFSLFIINIY is encoded by the coding sequence ATGAGTGATCATTTAGGTATCTTATCGGGGATTAGTGTAGGAACGGGAGATCCGGAATTAATTACGGTTAAAGGGTTAAAGGTGTTACAAAAAGCCTCTGTAGTTGCCTTTCCTTCGGGGATAAAAGGTCACCGGGGAATAGCCGAACAAATTGTTTTCCCTTGGTTATTAGAAACACAGCATACTCTACCCTTACACTTTCCCTATGTCCAAGATGAAGAAGTTTTACAACAAGCTTGGCAAGAAGCGGCTAACCAAGTCTGGCACTATTTAAAATTAGGGGAAGATGTGGCTTTTGTGTGTGAAGGCGATATTAGTTTTTATAGTACGTTTACTTATTTAGCACAAACCTTAAAAGAATTACATCCCGAAGTCAATATCCAAACTATCCCCGGAGTTTGTTCTCCTATGGCGGCGGCTTCTCAATTAGGGATACCTTTAACGGTTAGAAGTCAACGTCTTGTTATTTTACCCGCCATTTATACAGTTGATGAATTAGATCAGGTTTTAAATTGGGCTGATGTAGTAGTTTTGATGAAATTTAGTTCTGTTTATCCCAAAATTTGGCAACTTTTAAAAGAACGTAATTTATTAAATCACAGTTGGATTGTAGAAAAAGCCACTTTTCCTGAGCAGGTTATTTATCGAGATCTTCAGGATAAACCTCAATTAAAATTATCTTATTTTTCTTTATTTATTATTAATATTTATTGA
- a CDS encoding PilZ domain-containing protein, with protein MYEMIKSSQGTISYSISSSDYRQYSRFTNNLGTLVEINLHLDPTVFSNWIKGLIINDSLGGCGLILTTKEVVHPNQICSIRIKGLNPIKIRIVWVKELDTNIYRLGLEYLAD; from the coding sequence ATGTATGAAATGATTAAATCTTCTCAAGGAACGATTAGTTATTCTATTTCGTCATCTGACTATAGACAGTATAGTCGTTTTACTAATAATTTAGGAACTTTAGTAGAAATTAATTTACATCTAGACCCCACAGTTTTTAGCAACTGGATCAAGGGATTAATAATCAATGATTCTTTAGGAGGTTGTGGTTTAATCCTAACTACAAAAGAAGTTGTTCACCCTAATCAAATTTGTTCGATAAGAATTAAAGGACTTAATCCAATTAAAATTAGAATAGTTTGGGTAAAAGAATTAGACACAAATATTTATCGTCTTGGACTTGAATATCTTGCAGATTAA
- the gyrA gene encoding DNA topoisomerase (ATP-hydrolyzing) subunit A gives MTTHPERIIPTDLSSEMSQSYLEYAMSVIVGRALPDARDGLKPVHRRILFAMYELGLTPDRPFRKCARVVGEVLGKYHPHGDTAVYDALVRMAQNFSMRDPLIEGHGNFGSIDNDPPAAMRYTESRLQNLSMNALLRDIEAETVDFIDNFDGSQQEPIVLPARIPQLLLNGSSGIAVGMATNIPPHNLGELVDGAIAMIHNPEITNTELMKYIPGPDFPTGAQILGRSGIKDAYTNGRGSITMRGVAQIETIQQRGRPEREAIIVTELPYQTNKAALIEKIAELVNDKRIDGIADIRDESDRDGMRIVIELKRDAYPRVVLNNLYKQTPIQANFGANMLALVNGEPQVLTLKDFLEVFLDFRVEVITRRTNYELRKAEERDHVLQGLLVALANLDAIIQLIRHAADTATAKRELVDQFGLSEVQADAILQMQLRRLTALESEKIQAEHEELLQKITDLRDILERRERVDHIIEEELNQLKTTHATPRRTEIIQEDGELIDLDLIANEQAVILLTEQGYIKRMPVSTFGQQSRATRGKSAAKIKEDDGVEHFLSCCDHDYILFFSDRGVVYVLGAYQIPSSSRTARGVPIVQMLPIPKNEKITSMLAVSEFSEDCYLIMLTRQGYIKKTVLSAYSNIRANGLIAITLSEGDQLRWVRLAREEDSIIIGTRKGMAIHFKADSEQLRPTGRTARGVKSMKLKGTDEIISVDILPSQVVANIATSEDEVEDETLETEEIISEETNVGPWVLAITTGGYGKRVPVSQFRLQKRAGMGVKAIRFKNDHDQLVAIHVVNQDDEMMMVTNRGIIIRQAVDAITPQSRMATGVRVQRLDEDDAIAAVALVPPSAEGEDPESE, from the coding sequence ATGACCACCCATCCGGAGCGGATAATCCCTACAGATCTCAGCAGTGAAATGTCCCAATCCTATCTAGAATACGCCATGAGCGTAATCGTAGGACGGGCACTTCCTGACGCGAGGGATGGTCTCAAACCAGTTCATCGGCGCATTCTCTTCGCTATGTATGAACTCGGATTAACCCCCGATCGCCCCTTTAGAAAATGTGCAAGAGTCGTCGGGGAAGTATTGGGTAAATATCACCCTCACGGCGATACGGCAGTTTATGACGCTTTAGTGCGGATGGCACAAAATTTCTCCATGCGTGATCCCCTCATTGAAGGTCACGGAAATTTTGGGTCGATCGATAATGACCCCCCCGCCGCCATGCGTTACACTGAATCTCGTCTGCAAAATTTATCGATGAATGCCCTCCTCAGAGATATTGAAGCAGAAACCGTCGACTTTATCGATAACTTTGATGGATCTCAACAAGAACCCATCGTTTTACCCGCCAGAATTCCTCAACTCCTCCTCAATGGATCATCCGGGATCGCGGTAGGGATGGCCACCAATATCCCCCCCCATAACCTAGGAGAATTGGTAGATGGGGCGATCGCTATGATTCATAATCCGGAGATCACCAATACGGAATTGATGAAATATATCCCCGGGCCTGACTTCCCTACCGGGGCCCAAATATTAGGACGTTCCGGCATTAAAGACGCTTATACTAATGGACGGGGTTCGATTACCATGCGCGGAGTCGCCCAGATCGAAACCATCCAACAGCGAGGCCGTCCAGAACGAGAAGCGATCATTGTTACCGAACTTCCCTATCAAACGAATAAAGCTGCTTTAATTGAAAAAATAGCCGAATTAGTCAATGATAAACGGATCGACGGCATCGCCGATATAAGAGACGAAAGCGATCGGGATGGAATGCGGATCGTCATCGAACTCAAACGGGATGCTTATCCTAGAGTGGTTCTCAATAACCTTTATAAACAAACCCCCATACAAGCTAATTTTGGGGCTAATATGTTAGCCTTAGTGAACGGTGAACCCCAAGTTCTCACTCTTAAGGACTTTTTAGAGGTTTTCCTCGACTTCCGAGTAGAAGTCATCACCCGCAGAACCAACTATGAACTGAGAAAAGCAGAAGAACGGGATCACGTTTTACAAGGGTTATTAGTCGCTTTAGCTAACCTAGATGCTATCATTCAACTGATTCGTCACGCAGCAGACACCGCCACCGCAAAAAGGGAATTAGTAGACCAATTTGGACTCAGTGAAGTTCAAGCAGATGCGATCCTACAAATGCAACTACGACGGTTGACTGCCCTAGAATCAGAAAAAATTCAAGCCGAACACGAAGAATTACTGCAAAAAATTACCGATTTAAGGGATATTCTCGAACGACGGGAACGGGTTGACCATATCATCGAAGAAGAACTAAATCAACTTAAAACCACTCATGCAACCCCCCGCAGAACCGAAATTATTCAAGAAGACGGCGAACTAATTGACTTAGATTTAATTGCCAATGAACAAGCGGTCATTTTATTAACCGAACAAGGGTATATTAAACGAATGCCGGTCAGTACCTTTGGACAACAAAGCCGCGCCACCAGAGGAAAATCCGCCGCCAAAATAAAGGAAGATGATGGGGTCGAACATTTCCTGAGTTGTTGCGATCATGACTATATTCTCTTCTTTAGCGATCGCGGTGTAGTCTATGTCTTAGGCGCTTATCAAATTCCCAGTAGTTCTCGGACGGCGCGAGGCGTTCCCATCGTCCAGATGTTACCTATCCCCAAAAACGAGAAAATTACCTCTATGTTAGCCGTCAGCGAGTTTAGCGAAGATTGCTATCTGATTATGTTAACTCGTCAAGGTTACATCAAAAAAACCGTCTTATCTGCTTATAGTAACATCCGCGCCAATGGATTAATTGCCATTACCCTCTCAGAAGGGGATCAACTGCGTTGGGTACGACTGGCCAGAGAGGAAGATAGCATTATTATCGGCACTCGTAAAGGCATGGCCATTCATTTTAAAGCCGATAGTGAACAACTACGCCCCACCGGACGCACCGCCAGAGGGGTAAAATCAATGAAACTCAAAGGCACAGATGAGATTATCAGCGTTGATATTCTTCCCAGTCAAGTGGTGGCTAATATTGCCACCTCAGAGGATGAAGTTGAAGACGAAACCCTAGAAACAGAAGAAATAATCAGCGAAGAAACCAATGTCGGCCCTTGGGTATTAGCTATTACCACCGGCGGTTATGGGAAACGAGTTCCCGTCTCTCAATTCCGTCTGCAAAAACGCGCCGGTATGGGGGTTAAAGCTATCAGATTTAAAAATGATCACGATCAATTGGTCGCCATTCACGTTGTCAACCAAGATGATGAAATGATGATGGTGACGAACAGAGGAATTATTATCCGTCAAGCTGTTGATGCGATTACTCCTCAGTCTCGGATGGCTACCGGGGTACGAGTGCAACGCTTAGATGAGGATGATGCGATCGCTGCTGTCGCTTTAGTTCCCCCGTCCGCCGAAGGAGAAGACCCCGAAAGCGAGTAA
- a CDS encoding type II toxin-antitoxin system VapC family toxin, with amino-acid sequence MKQIFADTFYWVALINPKDNWHQRTREVTAQLKAVEIVTTDEIFVEVLNFTSAQGIKMRRRSVEFIENILLNPLIQVIPQNRDLFLQGLDLYCRRLDKEYSLTDCISMTLMTSLNISEVLTHDHHFKQEGFVING; translated from the coding sequence ATGAAACAAATTTTTGCTGATACTTTCTACTGGGTTGCTTTAATCAATCCAAAAGATAATTGGCATCAACGAACAAGAGAAGTTACGGCGCAATTAAAAGCAGTCGAAATTGTGACAACGGATGAGATTTTTGTAGAGGTACTTAATTTTACTTCAGCCCAAGGAATAAAGATGAGACGACGTAGTGTAGAATTTATCGAGAATATTCTGCTTAATCCTCTTATTCAAGTTATTCCTCAAAATCGAGACTTATTTCTTCAAGGATTGGATTTATATTGTCGTCGTTTAGATAAAGAATATAGTCTGACAGACTGTATATCAATGACACTCATGACAAGCTTAAACATTAGTGAAGTTCTAACTCACGATCATCATTTTAAGCAAGAAGGCTTCGTTATCAATGGATAA
- a CDS encoding ABC transporter ATP-binding protein, which produces MPKLELQNLRKEYNQKVTPVKNISLEVEDGEFLTLLGPSGCGKSTLLRLIAGLEMPTQGRVVIGGKTMNKIPPGDRNIAMVFQSYALYPHMSVAENISTALRLRKLPAQDIENRVREVANKLGISELLERKPSQLSGGQRQRVALARALVRRPDVFLLDEPLSNLDALLREQVRAELKQLFEHQSRPVVYVTHDQTEAMTLSTKVAVLYDGLVQVRLVG; this is translated from the coding sequence ATGCCTAAACTTGAATTACAAAATTTACGAAAAGAATACAACCAAAAAGTAACCCCTGTCAAAAATATCTCTCTAGAGGTAGAAGACGGGGAATTTTTAACCCTCCTAGGGCCGTCAGGCTGTGGAAAATCTACCCTATTACGCTTAATTGCAGGGTTAGAGATGCCGACTCAGGGTAGAGTCGTGATAGGGGGTAAAACGATGAATAAAATCCCACCCGGCGATCGTAATATTGCAATGGTGTTTCAAAGTTACGCCCTCTATCCTCACATGAGTGTAGCCGAAAATATATCCACTGCCCTCAGATTAAGAAAACTTCCTGCTCAAGACATTGAAAACCGAGTCAGAGAAGTCGCTAATAAACTCGGAATAAGTGAATTATTGGAGCGAAAACCGAGTCAATTATCGGGAGGACAAAGACAACGGGTAGCTCTGGCCAGAGCGTTAGTCCGTCGGCCAGATGTATTTTTATTAGATGAACCCTTGAGTAATTTAGATGCCTTACTTCGGGAACAAGTTCGAGCAGAACTTAAACAACTCTTTGAACATCAAAGTCGTCCGGTTGTTTATGTGACTCATGATCAAACTGAAGCCATGACTTTATCAACTAAAGTCGCTGTTCTTTATGATGGATTAGTACAAGTGCGACTCGTTGGTTAG
- a CDS encoding reverse transcriptase N-terminal domain-containing protein, which translates to MPKTDFTVGWKLIKPDQKGTQIPWKKLEKKVFKLQKRIYQAASCGDVRTVRKLQKTLLNSWSAKMVAIRRVSQNIKEIKSLTLEQVIPLVEQLKLSLKKRFISKLLRDNKSFLLYKIVWQYWIKIALEPQFKAEFKTSSFSVIPGRNCHDVTQTLKLKSSREQVLEHYRKLRDTINSNKSVSQSVLIQKLNRIIQEWATNYSAVTRSKDKKKLDHLLHLKLLRWATRRHNNQRIKKIVEKYWHPKKLGRWKFAYLKDNQINCQLLEHSKIHHKNSIKIQEKASLLESKNAQLLRKVLQKPKHIFKQYVCQTPIN; encoded by the coding sequence ATGCCTAAAACAGATTTCACTGTGGGATGGAAACTGATTAAACCAGACCAAAAAGGAACTCAAATTCCTTGGAAAAAACTGGAAAAAAAAGTTTTTAAGCTTCAAAAACGAATTTACCAAGCTGCTAGTTGTGGGGATGTTAGAACAGTCCGCAAACTCCAAAAGACTCTCTTAAATTCTTGGTCAGCCAAAATGGTTGCTATTCGACGGGTAAGCCAAAATATTAAAGAGATAAAATCTTTAACTTTAGAGCAAGTTATTCCTCTAGTAGAGCAACTTAAACTCTCCCTTAAAAAGAGATTTATCTCTAAATTACTAAGAGATAATAAGAGCTTCTTGTTATATAAAATAGTTTGGCAATACTGGATTAAAATCGCTTTAGAACCCCAATTTAAAGCCGAATTTAAGACAAGTTCATTCTCAGTTATACCCGGAAGAAACTGTCACGATGTAACTCAAACTTTAAAACTTAAATCATCAAGAGAGCAAGTTTTAGAACATTATCGAAAACTTCGTGACACTATCAACTCTAATAAATCTGTCTCTCAATCAGTATTGATTCAAAAACTTAATCGAATCATCCAAGAATGGGCAACCAATTACAGTGCAGTAACCCGTAGTAAAGACAAGAAAAAACTCGACCATCTTTTACATTTAAAATTACTCAGATGGGCAACAAGAAGGCACAACAACCAAAGAATTAAAAAAATTGTTGAAAAATACTGGCATCCTAAAAAACTTGGACGATGGAAATTTGCATACCTAAAAGATAATCAAATTAATTGTCAACTTTTAGAACACTCAAAAATCCATCATAAAAACTCTATTAAAATCCAAGAAAAAGCTAGTTTATTGGAGTCCAAAAACGCTCAATTATTGCGGAAAGTTTTACAAAAACCAAAACATATTTTTAAGCAGTACGTATGTCAAACGCCAATTAATTGA
- a CDS encoding TOBE domain-containing protein yields MNLLPLHCQQKCALLGEYQIPLPTLNDPIDHVVLGIRPEDIIIEAGNDAYTVEGKVYLEEGLGKEKLISVTVKGSQYTIRALVSAEEDWEGKTVKLRLPSQQIHWFSWNGNPEHPLNQRERLN; encoded by the coding sequence ATGAATTTATTACCCCTACATTGTCAACAAAAATGTGCCCTTTTAGGAGAGTATCAAATTCCTTTACCAACCTTGAATGATCCTATTGATCATGTTGTTTTAGGTATCCGTCCTGAAGATATTATTATTGAAGCAGGAAATGATGCTTATACAGTCGAAGGAAAGGTCTATTTAGAAGAAGGACTCGGAAAAGAAAAACTGATCAGTGTTACCGTAAAAGGGTCTCAATATACAATTAGAGCTTTGGTTAGCGCTGAGGAAGATTGGGAAGGAAAAACCGTTAAGTTACGATTACCTTCTCAGCAAATTCATTGGTTTAGTTGGAATGGCAACCCAGAACATCCCTTAAATCAGCGAGAACGTTTAAATTAA